The region CTTTTGCCCGCGCCATCAACGCCTTCTAACACCACATACATTTTAAGCCTTTGAAATCAAAGGATAAATTTCTTTAGGCACTAAATGGCTCGCATCGCCCTTATGCGCGATAATGGATCGCACGATAGAAGAGCTTATGAAAGCGTTTTGCAAAGTGGGCATGAAATACAAGGTTTCTAATTCGTGGTTTAAGGATTTGTTCGCATAGCCCATTTGCAATTCGTATTCAAAATCGCTCACCACCCTTAAGCCCCTAACTAACACCTTACAATGATACTCTTTAGCCAGGTTGGCTAACAGCCCTTCAAACGCCACGCATTCTACATTTGTAAAACTTTTAGTGGCGAGTTGCATCATTTTTAAGCGCTCATCTAAACTAAACATGGGGTTTTTAGCGCTTGAGTGCGCCACAGCGACAATGAGCTTTTCAAACAATTCGCTGGATCGATGGATAATGTCTATATGCCCGTTAGTGACCGGATCAAAAGTGCCTGGGTAAATGCCGATTTTTTGCATCAGTTCATTCCCCATCGTGGGTATAAGTCATTTTCTATCCCCAAGCTGTCAAACCACTTCCCCACTAAAAAATCTTGCATCGCTTCTAAAGTCTTGCTCTGGGTGTAATAAGTCATCACCGGCGGCGCGATGATCGCATTAGAATGGGCGAGTTTGAGCAAATTTTCCAACATGATAGCGCTTAAAGGCATTTCTCTAGGGACAATGAGTAAGGGGCGCTTTTCTTTAAGCATCACAGAGGCACTCCTAGAGATCAAATCCCCCCCAAAGCCATGCGCAATTTTAGCCACCATGTCCATGCTCGCCGGAATGATCGCCATTTTATGGATGCCATAACTCCCTGAGGCGATGCTCGCATGAATGTCTTGCTCGTTAAAAAAAGTCGCGCCAGGCCGTAAATCTTTCATGGCGTTTTTAAGGTTGATATTCGATTCTTCTAACGCCACGACATGTGCGTTTTTAGACGCCACGACAAAAACTTCAATTTCTTTGGGTAATTTCTCTAAAAACCGCAAGGCTAGGGGTATCCCGCTCGCCCCGCTGATGCCTAAAACTAATTTCATGAATATCCTTTATAAGATTTGCGCTTTAGAGCTGCTCAACACTTTCGCTTTTAAGATTTTATTGCTTTCTAAATTTTTCGCTTGAATGACTTGATGGAGCGTGCCATTTTCTAGGGCTTTTAGGCTTATTTCTATGCTGATTTGCCCCTCTTCATATACCCCGGTGATGATGTCGTTTTTACGCACGATGATTAAAGCTTGGGTTTTGTCTGCGCTTAAAAGCGTGTCAGGGGGGATAAAATGTTTCGCGCTCACTTTATCGATCGCGCCCTCTAATAAGGGGTTAGAAAGCGCACCAAACAAAACGCGCTCTTTTTGAGTGTTGTTAGCGGTGATGTTCTCGTCTTTTTTAATCGCTCCTATGCTTTTAAAAGCCTGCATGCTGCCTATCACGCTATAACGCACCGGTAGGCGTAAATTAGGCTCATTTTCCAATTTTAAAAACACGACCCCATCTTTTTTAAGCTTGTTAGAAGCGTTTAATTCATAGCTTAAAATGGGAGCGTGAGAAAAACGCTCCGGGATTTCTAAGTTAATGGTTTCAATTTCTAATTTTAAGTCTTTGTATTCTTTAAGGTAAGCTTCTTTAATTTCTGCTTTAAGCGCGTTTGAATCCAGGGCGAATAGCGCGTTTAAACAGATAAAAAAAAGGATTAAAATTTTCAAAACCCGTTATCCACTTTTTCTACAAATTTTTCTGAGATTTTATCATAGACATTCCCTCCGCAATTGATTTTCAAGCACAAACCGCTCAAGCCTTTTTCTACGCCTAAAACCCTACCGGTGCCAAAAATCTTATGTTTGACCAAATCCCCCACTTTAATGGGCGTGTTTTTTTGGTGATTTTGTTTAGGGGGTTTTTCTTGTTGGAGCAGCTTGGCTTCTTCTAAAAACACAGAGGGCGAGCAAGAAATTTTCCTCCCAAAATACGAACGCTCTTTGACATAAGAAAGTTGCAATCCTTCTTTAGCCCTAGTGATCGCTACGTAAGCCAAGCGTCTTTCTTCTTCTAAATCGCTTTCTTGATTGAACCCCCTATGCGGGAAAAACCCTTCTTCTAACCCGATCACAAACACATGCTTAAACTCTAATCCCTTACTCATATGCACGCTCATGCAGCTCACTTTTTGCACGTTTTCTGTATTATGGACATCTAACACGCTTTCATTCAAAAAATCCAATAAAGAATGCGTGGGGTTAGTTTTAAAATGCTCTTTCACTAAACTTAAAAGCTCTTTAACAAAGCCCTCTCTTTCTTCGTAATTGTCTTCTTTTTCATAGCTTTTTAAAAGGTTGGTCTCTTCTAAAAACTGAGCGCAAAACTTCTCTACTGAAATTTCAAAAGCCTCCCTCAAACGCCCTATCATAGCGGTGAATTTCTTTAAAGCGTATTCGTTTTTAGGGTTGAGTTTGTCTTTAAACGCCCCAAGTTTTAGCGCCTCTTCTAAATTCAAACCCCCATCATCTAAAAGAGAAAAAATCCATTCTTGAGTGATCTTGCCAAGGCCTCTTGGAGGTTTGTTTAAAACGCGCTTAATAAAAAAGCGATCGTCTTTTTTAGCCACTACATGCATGAGTGCCAAAGCGTCTTTAACCTCAGCTCTTTCATAGAAACTCACCGCCCCAATGAGCCTATAAGGGATATTCAAAGCGTTCAAGCTCTCTTCAATGCTGCGACTAAGCCCGTTTAAGCGGTACAAAATAGCGATATTTTCTAAATTCTCGCCCTTCTTTAAAAAGGCTTTGATTTGATAAGCCACATCCAGGCTCTCTTCTTTTTGCGTGGGGTATTCCTTACAAACCACGCTTTTATGCGAGCCTTTGAAACTTTGAAGCGTTTTAATGTGGCGGTGTTGGTTATGGCTGATGAGGGAATTGGCGCACGCTAAGATTTCAGCGCTGGAGCGGTAGTTGGTCTCTAATTTCACTATTTTAGCCCCTTTAAAATGCTTGGAAAAATTTAAAATGTTAGAAATATCAGCCCCCCTAAACCCATAAATGCTCTGATCGTCATCGCCCACCACGCACAAATTATGGTGCGTGCAACTCAATTGTTTTAAAAATTCTAATTGCAAGGCGTTCGTGTCTTGGTATTCATCTACCATGATGTAATGGTAGCGTTCGCTGGTCTCTTTGGCGAGTTTTTCATTATCTTGTAAAATCTTAAGGCTTAAACAAAGCAAATCGTCAAAATCCACTAAATTGTCTTTTTTGAGCGCGTTTTGATAAAGCTCATACGCTTTATAGCATTCGCTATCTTGCATGCTCAAATCCATCATGCCGTTTTTGATTTGAGAAATATTGGCTCTAAAGTTTGAAATTTTGAGCTGCTTGCACAGCGTTTTGACTTCATCGCTATCTAACACCGAAAAATCGCACGCCCTTTTTAAAAGATTCATGTGTTGCCTTAAAAACAGCAAACCAAAACGATGGAAAGTGCAAAGCAAGGGGGGGATAAACGCTTGATTGTTCAATAATTTCAAAGCCCTTTCTTGCATTTCTTTACTCGCTTTATTGGTGAAAGTGAGCGTTAAAGTGTTCTCGCTAGGCACGCCACAAACGCCAATCAAATACGCTAAACGGCTCGTTAAAGTCTTAGTCTTACCGCTCCCAGCTCCCGCTAAAATGAGCAATGGCCCTTGAATGTGGCTTGCGGCGATTTTTTGCGC is a window of Helicobacter pylori NQ4053 DNA encoding:
- the flgA gene encoding flagellar basal body P-ring formation chaperone FlgA encodes the protein MKILILFFICLNALFALDSNALKAEIKEAYLKEYKDLKLEIETINLEIPERFSHAPILSYELNASNKLKKDGVVFLKLENEPNLRLPVRYSVIGSMQAFKSIGAIKKDENITANNTQKERVLFGALSNPLLEGAIDKVSAKHFIPPDTLLSADKTQALIIVRKNDIITGVYEEGQISIEISLKALENGTLHQVIQAKNLESNKILKAKVLSSSKAQIL
- the coaD gene encoding pantetheine-phosphate adenylyltransferase, with translation MQKIGIYPGTFDPVTNGHIDIIHRSSELFEKLIVAVAHSSAKNPMFSLDERLKMMQLATKSFTNVECVAFEGLLANLAKEYHCKVLVRGLRVVSDFEYELQMGYANKSLNHELETLYFMPTLQNAFISSSIVRSIIAHKGDASHLVPKEIYPLISKA
- a CDS encoding UbiX family flavin prenyltransferase, which translates into the protein MKLVLGISGASGIPLALRFLEKLPKEIEVFVVASKNAHVVALEESNINLKNAMKDLRPGATFFNEQDIHASIASGSYGIHKMAIIPASMDMVAKIAHGFGGDLISRSASVMLKEKRPLLIVPREMPLSAIMLENLLKLAHSNAIIAPPVMTYYTQSKTLEAMQDFLVGKWFDSLGIENDLYPRWGMN
- the uvrD gene encoding DNA helicase UvrD → MDFEKSILGNLNGAQKIAASHIQGPLLILAGAGSGKTKTLTSRLAYLIGVCGVPSENTLTLTFTNKASKEMQERALKLLNNQAFIPPLLCTFHRFGLLFLRQHMNLLKRACDFSVLDSDEVKTLCKQLKISNFRANISQIKNGMMDLSMQDSECYKAYELYQNALKKDNLVDFDDLLCLSLKILQDNEKLAKETSERYHYIMVDEYQDTNALQLEFLKQLSCTHHNLCVVGDDDQSIYGFRGADISNILNFSKHFKGAKIVKLETNYRSSAEILACANSLISHNQHRHIKTLQSFKGSHKSVVCKEYPTQKEESLDVAYQIKAFLKKGENLENIAILYRLNGLSRSIEESLNALNIPYRLIGAVSFYERAEVKDALALMHVVAKKDDRFFIKRVLNKPPRGLGKITQEWIFSLLDDGGLNLEEALKLGAFKDKLNPKNEYALKKFTAMIGRLREAFEISVEKFCAQFLEETNLLKSYEKEDNYEEREGFVKELLSLVKEHFKTNPTHSLLDFLNESVLDVHNTENVQKVSCMSVHMSKGLEFKHVFVIGLEEGFFPHRGFNQESDLEEERRLAYVAITRAKEGLQLSYVKERSYFGRKISCSPSVFLEEAKLLQQEKPPKQNHQKNTPIKVGDLVKHKIFGTGRVLGVEKGLSGLCLKINCGGNVYDKISEKFVEKVDNGF